Proteins encoded together in one Mus pahari chromosome 9, PAHARI_EIJ_v1.1, whole genome shotgun sequence window:
- the Atp8b3 gene encoding phospholipid-transporting ATPase IK: MDDVHLGEDLEDKDTEFTWEVKANDRAYHKQFKKKGFLCWRQKKYKSNAIHTAKYNIFSFLPLNLYEQFRRMSNLYFLFIIILQGIPEISTLPWFTLFAPLVCLFVIRATRDLVDDIGRHRSDKIINNRPCQILRGKSFLWKKWKNLCVGDVVCLSKDSIVPADLLLLASTEPSSLCYVETADIDGETNLKFRQALTVTHHELTSPKKMASFQGTVTCEEPNSRMHHFVGSLEWNSRKYPLDIGNLLLRGCKIRNTDTCYGLVIYAGLDTKIMKNCGKIHLKRTKLDLMMNKLVALIFLSLVIASLLLTVGFTFMVKQFKAKHYYMSPTHGRSDVMESFFIFWGFLILLSVMVPMAMFIIAEFIYLGNSIFINWDLNMYYEPLDMPAKARSTSLNDQLGQVQYIFSDKTGTLTQNIMTFKKCCINGYVYDSDDEHGTLRKRNPYAWNPFADGKLQFYNKELESLVQGRQDRTVQEFWRLLAICHTVMVQEKDNQLLYQAASPDEEALVTAARNFGYVFLSRTQDTITLVELGEERVYQVLAMMDFNSVRKRMSVLVRNPEGSICLYTKGADTVILERLHSKGVMEATTEEVLAAFAEQTLRTLCLAYKDVEEDAYKEWEPEHQEAALLLQNRTQALQQVYNKMEQNLQLLGATAIEDKLQDGVPETIKCLKKGNIKIWVLTGDKPETAVNIGFACQLLSENMIILEDKDINQVLERYWDDSVQQRAFKMMSHHNMALVINGEFLDQLLLSLRKEPRALVQNAVVDEVAQEPVVSVLDFLQKRRLSQLLRNAGPSLGTSQSADSKIRESPEVLRERAFVDLASKCQAVICCRVTPKQKALVVALVKKYQQVVTLAIGDGANDVNMIKTADIGVGLAGQEGMQAVQNSDYVLAQFCYLQRLLLVHGRWSYMRVCKFLRYFFYKTVASMMAQIWFSLVNGFSAQPLYEGWFLALFNLLYSTLPVLYIGLFEQDVTAEKSLKMPELYMAGQKDELFNFSIFLQAITHGTITSMINFFVTLMASSDMSKAGSSNDYQSFGVLVAISGLLSITLEVMLVVKYWTLLFVGAVVLSLGSYVIMTSLTQSLWMYRISPKTFPFLFADYNVLREPCSLLLIVLNVALNVLPMLALRTIHRTVLKRRPKEEEEAPSEEVAVEPAMRHLRRGIPARRSSYAFSHREGYANLITQGTILRRQTHDEVSGDTVCESPNPTEEDVTLQNKDAVFNPRKISIMAKKRRQFFGKGSQEEVHPNTSSQTVEKQPAIHRDSETRKLPITTSVTSGKLQLSSSEDQAFYSVASQYTLASQTERTDVRSPFWKSPLWRDSASSSQLEVPREHYNHTSS, encoded by the exons ATGGACGATGTTCATCTTGGGGAGGACCTGGAGGATAAAGACACAG AGTTCACCTGGGAGGTGAAGGCCAATGATCGAGCCTATCACAAGCAGTTCAAGAAGAAGGGCTTTCTGTGCTGGAGGCAGAAGAAGTACAAG AGCAACGCCATCCACACTGCCAAATACAAcatcttctccttcctgcctctgaacCTGTACGAGCAGTTCCGTCGAATGTCCAATCTCTACTTCCTTTTCATCATCATCCTGCAG GGCATCCCCGAGATCTCCACACTGCCCTGGTTCACGCTCTTTGCGCCTCTGGTCTGCCTGTTTGTGATCCGGGCCACCCGTGATCTTGTGGATGACATT GGTCGACACAGGAGCGATAAGATCATCAACAACAGGCCTTGCCAGATCCTGAGGGGGAAGAG TTTCCtgtggaagaaatggaagaatctATGTGTGGGGGATGTGGTGTGTCTCAGCAAAGACAGCATTGTCCCG GCCGACTTGCTCCTACTGGCCAGCACAGAGCCCAGTAGCCTGTGCTATGTGGAGACCGCAGACATCGATGG GGAGACCAACTTGAAGTTCAGGCAGGCTCTGACGGTCACGCACCATGAACTTACCAGCCCGAAGAAGATGGCATCTTTCCAGG GTACAGTGACTTGCGAGGAACCCAACAGCCGGATGCATCATTTCGTGGGGAGTCTGGAGTGGAACAGCAGGAAGTACCCGTTGGACATCGGGAACCTCCTCCTGCGTGGCTGCAAGATCCGCAACACGGACACCTGCTATGGCCTGGTCATCTACGCTG GTTTAGACACAAAGATCATGAAGAATTGTGGGAAGATTCATCTGAAGAGGACCAAGCTGGACCTGATGATGAACAAGCTGGTGGCCCTG ATCTTCCTGTCCCTGGTAATCGCGTCCCTGTTGCTGACAGTGGGCTTCACCTTCATGGTGAAACAATTCAAAGCCAAGCATTACTACATGTCACCCACCCATGGGCGCTCAGATGTGATGGAGTCCTTCTTCATCTTCTGGGGCTTCCTCATCCTGCTCAGCGTCATGGTGCCCATGGCCATGTTTATCAT TGCGGAGTTCATCTACCTAGGCAACAGCATCTTCATTAACTGGGACCTCAATATGTACTACGAGCCACTGGACATGCCGGCCAAGGCCCGCAGCACCAGTCTGAACGACCAGCTGGGCCAGGTGCAGTACATCTTCTCAGACAAGACCGGGACGCTGACACAGAACATCATGACCTTCAAGAAGTGCTGTATCAATGGCTACGTCTATG ATTCAGACGATGAACATGGGACACTTCGAAAG CGGAACCCGTATGCCTGGAACCCATTCGCTGATGGCAAACTCCAGTTCTACAATAAGGAGCTGGAGTCCCTGGTGCAAGGCCGGCAGGACCGCACGGTTCAGGAGTTCTGGCGTCTGCTGGCCATCTGCCACACCGTGATGGTACAGGAGAAAGACA ACCAGCTGCTGTACCAGGCGGCCTCTCCTGATGAGGAAGCGCTGGTCACCGCTGCCCGGAACTTTGGCTATGTGTTTCTGTCTCGGACCCAGGACACCATCACGCTGGTGGAGCTGGGGGAGGAACGGGTCTACCAGGTTCTGGCCATGATGGATTTCAACAGTGTTCGCAAACGGATGTCAGTGTTGG TCCGAAACCCAgagggatccatctgcctctacacCAAGGGTGCCGACACTGTCATCCTGGAGCGTCTCCACAGTAAGGGTGTCATGGAGGCCACCACAGAGGAAGTCTTGGCT GCCTTTGCAGAGCAGACCCTGCGCACCCTGTGCCTGGCCTACAAGGATGTGGAGGAGGATGCCTACAAAGAATGGGAGCCGGAGCACCAGGAGGCTGCTCTCCTGCTACAGAACCGAACGCAGGCCCTGCAACAGGTGTATAATAAGATGGAACAGAACCtgcag CTGCTGGGAGCCACGGCCATTGAAGACAAACTGCAAGATGGAGTTCCTGAGACCATCAAATGCCTCAAGAAGGGGAACATTAAAATATGGGTGCTGACCGGGGACAAGCCAG AGACCGCAGTGAACATCGGCTTTGCGTGCCAGCTGCTGTCGGAGAACATGATAATTCTGGAAGATAAGGACATCAA TCAAGTACTGGAGAGGTATTGGGACGACAGCGTACAGCAGAGGGCGTTCAAAATGATGAGCCACCACAACATGGCCTTGGTTATCAATGGAGAATTCTTG GACCAGCTCCTCCTGTCCTTGCGCAAGGAGCCCCGAGCCCTAGTCCAGAATGCAGTGGTGGATGAGGTCGCCCAGGAGCCGGTTGTGTCCGTGTTAGACTTCCTCCAGAAGCGGAGGCTCTCCCAGTTGTTGAGAAATGCTGGCCCCTCTCTTGGAACGTCCCAGTCAGCCGACTCCAAGATCCGGGAGAGCCCGGAGGTGCTGCGGGAGAGGGCCTTTGTAGACCTGGCCTCCAAATGCCAGGCTGTCATCTGCTGCAGGGTGACGCCCAAGCAGAAAGCCCTTGTGGTGGCATTGGTGAAGAAATACCAGCAGGTGGTGACACTGGCCATCGGAGATGGAGCCAACGATGTGAACATGATCAAAA CCGCGGACATTGGCGTAGGGCTGGCAGGCCAGGAGGGCATGCAGGCGGTTCAGAACAGCGACTACGTGCTGGCCCAGTTCTGCTACCTGCAGCGGCTGCTCCTTGTGCATGGGCGATGGTCCTACATGCGAGTCTGCAAGTTCCTGCGTTACTTCTTCTACAAGACAGTGGCCAGCATGATGGCCCAGATATGGTTCTCCCTTGTCAACGGCTTCTCTGCAcag CCCCTGTACGAAGGCTGGTTCCTGGCTCTCTTTAACCTGCTGTACTCCACGCTTCCAGTCCTGTATATTGGCCTGTTTGAGCAG GATGTGACCGCAGAGAAGAGCCTAAAGATGCCCGAGTTGTACATGGCCGGCCAGAAAGATGAGCTGTTCAACTTCAGCATTTTCCTGCAAGCCATCACCCATGGCACCATCACATCCATGATCAACTTCTTTGTTACGCTTATGGCCAGCTCTGACATGTCCAAGGCTGGCAGCTCCAATGACTACCAGTCCTTTGGGGTACTGGTGGCCATATCTGGCTTACTGTCAATCACCCTGGAG GTCATGCTTGTCGTAAAGTACTGGACACTCCTGTTTGTGGGCGCAGTCGTGCTCAGCCTCGGCTCCTATGTAATCATGACAAGCCTCACTCAGAGTCTATGGATGTACAGGATCTCGCCAAAGACCTTCCCATTTCTGT TTGCTGACTACAACGTGCTCCGCGAGCCTTGCAGTCTGCTGTTGATTGTACTCAATGTGGCTCTGAATGTCCTGCCCATGCTGGCTTTGCGCACGATCCATAGAACTGTCTTGAAACGGCGCCCCAAG gaggaagaggaggccccAAGTGAAGAAGTAGCCGTGGAACCGGCCATGAGGCATCTTCGCCGTGGCATCCCGGCTCGCCGCTCCAGCTACGCCTTCTCCCACCGTGAAGGCTACGCAAACCTTATCACCCAGGGCACCATCCTGCGCAGGCAAACGCACGATGAAGTCAGTGGGGACACAGTCTGCGAATCCCCGAACCCAACCGAAGAAGACGTAACCTTGCAAAACAAAGATGCAGTATTTAATCCGCGGAAGATCTccatcatggccaagaagagaCGTCAGTTCTTCGGAAAAGGGTCCCAGGAAGAGGTCCACCCCAACACTAGCTCCCAGACCGTGGAGAAACAACCCGCCATTCACAGAGACTCTGAGACCCGGAAGCTACCCATCACCACAAGCGTCACTTCGGGGAAACTGCAGCTGTCCTCATCTGAGGACCAGGCCTTCTACAGTGTGGCTTCACAGTACACTCTGGCAAGCCAGACAGAACGCACGGATGTCCGCTCCCCATTCTGgaagagccctctctggagggaTTCGGCCTCTTCTAGCCAGCTGGAAGTCCCCAGAGAGCACTACAACCACACCTCAAGTTGA